The following are encoded together in the Strongyloides ratti genome assembly S_ratti_ED321, chromosome : 2 genome:
- a CDS encoding Cysteine alpha-hairpin motif superfamily domain-containing protein yields the protein MGSNQSNTKYNARKVGETVIIERAEVPEEYHNVKVSKQVVSRVNNENIDNQNEKSENSTPPTSKVDDQNIKYIPLKEIKIIERNQPISENEIEAKKAVFKNAAKRVDDRFFKFQRENECAQNENSILVCLDSNKNMPWNCSNLVREYDNCITSFLQKVSSQQ from the exons atggGTTCTAATCAAAGTAATACCAAATACAATGCTAGAAAGGTTGGTGAAACTGTTATTATTGAAAGAGCAGAAGTACCAGAAGAATATCATAACGTTAAAGTATCTAAACAGGTAGTTTCTCGtgttaataatgaaaatatagaTAACCAAAATGAAAAGTCAGAAAACTC tacACCACCTACTTCAAAAGTAGAtgatcaaaatataaaatatattccattaaaagaaattaaaatcatAGAACGGAATCAACCAATTTCTGAAAATGAAATTGAGGCAAAGAAGgctgtttttaaaaatgcaGCAAAGCGTGTCGATGATCGCTTTTTTAAGTTTCAACGTGAAAATGAGTGTGCTCAAAATGAAAATTCTATTTTAGTTTGTCTCGATAGTAACAAAAATATGCCATGGAACTGTTCTAATTTAGTACGAGAATACGATAATTGTATTACGTCATTCTTGCAAAAAGTTTCATCacaacaataa
- a CDS encoding Histone acetyltransferase KAT7, producing MDFESQKKSSRHEFAKLQQTFCQLCKIPNDTKFKINCFICHRPFHLECLLFKEKSINFFKEKCNEGKFRCPKCITCEICKEMIVDPEFIECYNCSSPICGPCIENQGKKVEKLRCKICKNYFCKKDNPQKSSNDEEIEEENYLIKRKLRSSTNKSIDSKKISKDNKQSIMENEKIFKDEVNQYIQIKLDTKTIKNCSSKVMEKALKKIFDMEIENKSMDENDKIKIMKEISHESDFKLYINSKKKNTPNLHDNDGNPKVTSTLHYHNFVMKGLFPSKYPYDIKSQEHIYVCRFCLTPLPEKEAYIEHDKLCSWKHPPGNEIYRDEREMISIFEVDGKKKPDYARRLCWLASLFIPHKVSAYSVWFFQFYILTKITKVGFSLIGYFSKEMKPSGNNNLSCILTMPHCMGHGYGQLLIDLSYSLSKREKKIGSPEHPLSDQGLIAYRKYWKSILLCYIRQKYKEKASSISLKELSYQSAIFIDDLVSTALSLGIIGYNKFSESYLINMSQAIDQPLKELRRKVLKEKLLIWSPENIPTVDGWSRYDC from the exons atGGATTTTGAAAGTCAAAAGAAATCTTCAAGACATGAATTTGCCAAACTTCAACAAACTTTTTGTCAATTGTGTAAAATACCAAATGATACcaaattcaaaataaattgttttatttgtCATAGACCATTTCATTTAGAGTGTTTATTATTCAAAGAAAAgtctattaatttttttaaagaaaaatgcAATGAAGGAAAATTTAGATGTCCTAAATGTATAACATGTGAAATATGTAAAGAAATGATAGTTGATCCAGAGTTTATTGAATGTTATAATTGTTCCTCACCAATATGTGGTCCATGTATTGAAAATCAAGGtaaaaaagttgaaaaaTTACGGtgtaaaatatgtaaaaattatttttgcaaaaaagATAATCCACAAAAATCTTCTAATGATGAAGAAATTGAAGaggaaaattatttaatcaaaaGGAAACTTAGGAGTAGtacaaataaaagtatagacagtaaaaaaatttcaaaagataataaacaaagtattatggaaaatgaaaaaatttttaaagatgaaGTTAATCAATACATTCAAATTAAATTAGAtacaaaaacaataaaaaactGTTCTTCCAAAGTAATGGAGAaagctttaaaaaaaatttttgatatggaaatagaaaataaatcaatggatgaaaatgataaaattaaaattatgaaagaaaTATCTCATGAATCagattttaaattatatataaatagtaaaaaaaaaaataccccTAATTTACATGATAATGATGGTAATCCAAAAGTTACTTCAACACTtcattatcataattttgtTATGAAGGGATTATTTCCATCAAAATATCCATATGATATTAAAAGTCAAGAacatatatatgtatgtaGATTTTGTTTAACACCACTTCCAGAAAAAGAAGCATACATAGAACATGATAAATTATGTAGCTGGAAACATCCACCTggaaatgaaatatatagaGATGAAAGAGAAATGATATCAATTTTTGAAGttgatggtaaaaaaaaacctgATTATGCAAGAAGATTATGCTGGTTAGCCAGTTTGTTTATTCCACATAAAGTTTCAGCTTATAGTGTATggttttttcaattttacattcttacaaaaattacaaaagTAGGTTTTAGTCTTATTGGATACTTTTCGAAGGAAATGAAACCTTCtggtaataataatttgtcaTGTATTCTTACTATGCCACATTGTATGGGTCATGGTTATGGacaattattaattgatTTAAGTTATTCTTTATctaaaagagaaaaaaaaattggatCACCAGAACATCCATTATCTGACCAAGGTTTAATAGCATACAGAAAATATTGgaaatcaattttattatgttatataagacaaaaatataaagaaaaggCTTCTTCTATTTCATTGAAAGAGTTAAGTTACCAATCTgcaatttttattgatgatCTTGTTTCGACAGCCTTATCTTTAGGTATTATtggatataataaattttcagaATCTTATCTTATCAATATG TCTCAAGCAATTGATCAACCATTAAAAGAACTAAGAAGAAAagtattaaaagaaaagcTTTTAATTTGGTCACCTGAAAATATACCAACTGTTGATGGTTGGAGTAGATATGATTGTTGA
- a CDS encoding Exostosin-like family-containing protein yields the protein MLVRDRISENYVRDIDMQISNLPKEIWNDGRNHLIYNFYHGTYPDYADHNLGFNYSKAMIARSSFSVSKLRKNFDMSFPLFHPDHTFTKLEASNEKNKMKRIKKEDKYFVSFKGKRYVYGIGSETRDSLHHLHNGQNIIMATTCKHNNDWKKFEDSRCESDNEMYDQYDYNDLLRNSTFCLTPRGRRLASFRFLEALKAGCIPVILSDDWVLPFNEIINWNEGVVYTPENMTFLLIDQLGRLTFNKVEKMKNFGQQVYWKYLSNYESIIETSINIVFERVRLARENISKTFR from the exons ATGCTAGTGAG AGATCGTATAAGTGAAAATTATGTAAGAGATATAGATATGCAAATATCAAATCTTCCAAAAGAAATATGGAATGATGGTAGAAATCATTtgatatacaatttttatcatgGTACCTATCCTGATTATGCAGACCACAATTTAGGTTTCAATTATTCTAAAGCAATGATTGCACGTTCAAGTTTTAGTGTTTCAAAATTAaggaaaaattttgatatgtCATTTCCTTTATTTCATCCTGATCACACTTTTACAAAACTTGAAGCAtctaatgaaaaaaataaaatgaaaagaattaaaaaagaggataaatattttgtttccTTTAAAGGAAAAAGATATGTTTATGGTATTGGTAGTGAGACAAGGGATTCTTTACATCATTTACATAATggtcaaaatattattatggcAACTACATGCAAACATAATAATGATTGGAAAAAATTTGAAGATTCTAGATGTGAAAGTGATAATGAAATGTATGATCAATATGACtataatgatttattaagAAATTCTACATTTTGTCTTACTCCTAGAGGCAGAAGATTGGCTAGTTTTAGATTTTTAGAAGCATTAAAAGCTGGTTGTATACCAGTTATTTTATCAGATGATTGGGTTTTGccatttaatgaaattataaattgGAATGAAGGTGTTGTTTATACTCCTGAAAATATGACATTTCTG ttgaTTGATCAATTAGGAAGATTAACCTTTAACAAAGttgaaaaaatgaaaaattttggTCAACAAGTTTATTGGAAATATCTTAGTAACTATGAAAGCATTATTGAAACGTCtattaatattgtttttgaaCGGGTTAGGTTAGCACGAGAAAATATTTCCAAGACGTTTagataa
- a CDS encoding Na+ channel, amiloride-sensitive family-containing protein translates to MSTCTLESNCTDVVSKKIVWPFFKIKRNTKYVKRVRSITKSHSLKGSKYETKKFFASTSVMGPGHIIRSKGKLKLFWIIIFILCTSFFILQSTFLIAMFLSKPTFSKISIIFEEEGLPFPSITFCNFNPIRYSYVNKLNKTGTFSKELLDYISMSLIEVTDLMNLADYRDLVKGQKELEKYINSTHKSFSINNFIFNAGFDCEDMLRICSLGGQEFDCCSAARPILTKNGKCYEIDLKSSYIKWLHNSVRLGVDNGLMIIADYHSEEQLFIDTDIAKESLFGDIFQKGFRYSMHEKKAGSPFASEDSTASPGTRVFTALKLEFNKLLESNDWGNCTKTWPSKYKDNREYSSRNCKTLCRAKYFNEFCGCAPYSYNIDDKYANKNSLDDIIPQPLCEECAPDCESWIYSAYNSYGGNFPSEALYKLAGRNNSWTPNFINNNFVAVNIFFKDNSYTFYEEVKATTISEVLSNIGGSMGLFLGMNIISVGEIYIYILRIFWICVSKRRRKNVIEKKRRTNSQITI, encoded by the exons atgaGTACTTGTACTTTGGAAAGTAACTGTACTGATGttgtttctaaaaaaatagtttggcctttttttaaaatcaaaagaaatacaaaatatgttaaaagaGTTAGAAGTATAACAAAATCACATTCATTAAAAGGAAGTAAAtatgaaacaaaaaaattctttg caTCTACATCAGTTATGGGTCCAGGTCATATTATCAGATCAAAAGGaaaactaaaattattttggataattatttttatattatgtacatcattttttattttacaatcaacttttttaattgcCATGTTTCTTAGCAAACCaacattttctaaaatttcaataatttttgaagaagAAGGTTTACCTTTTCCTTCAATAACTTTTTGTAATTTCAATCCAATACGATACAGctatgtaaataaattaaataaaactgGCACGTTTAGTAAAGAATTGTTAGATTATATCTCAATGTCATTAATAGAAGTTACAGATCTTATGAATCTTGCAGACTATAGAGATTTAGTTAAAGGACAAAAAGAgcttgaaaaatatattaattctacacataaatctttttcaataaataatttcatatttaatGCTGGTTTTGATTGTGAAGATATGCTTAGAATATGTTCTTTAGGAGGTCAGGAATTTGATTGTTGTAGTGCTGCAAGACCAATCCTTACCAAGAATGGTAAATGTTATGAAATTGATCTTAAATCTTCATATATTAAATGGCTTCACAATTCTGTTAGACTTGGTGTTGATAATGGTTTAATGATAATAGCTGATTATCATTCAGAAgaacaattatttattgatactGATATTGCAAAAGAAAGTTTATTTGGagatatttttcaaaaaggTTTTAGATATAGTATGCATGAAAAAAAAGCAGGAAGTCCTTTTGCATCTGAAGATAGTACAGCTTCTCCTGGAACAAGAGTTTTCACTGCTTTAAAATTagaatttaataaacttttagaATCTAATGATTGGGGAAATTGTACAAAAACATGGCCTTctaaatataaagataacAGAGAATACTCTTCTAGAAATTGTAAAACACTATGCAGagctaaatattttaatgaattttgtGGATGTGCTCCGTATTCATATAACATTGATGACAAATATGCT aataaaaattctttagaTGATATTATACCACAACCTTTATGTGAAGAATGTGCTCCTGATTGTGAATCGTGGATTTATTCAGCATACAATTCTTATGGTGGAAATTTTCCTTCTGAGgctttatataaattagcTGGAAGAAATAATTCTTGGACaccaaattttattaacaataattttgtagcagtaaatatattttttaaagataactCTTATACCTTTTATGAAGAAGTAAAAGCAACAACAATATCAGAAGTTCTTTCAAATATTGGTGGAAGTATGGGACTTTTCCTTGGaatgaatattatttctgtaggtgaaatatatatttatattctaCGTATATTTTGGATTTGTGTAtcaaaaagaagaagaaaaaatgttattgagaaaaaaagaagaacTAATTCTCAAATAACTATATAA
- a CDS encoding 26S proteasome non-ATPase regulatory subunit 14, giving the protein MDTALLNLLLKQQEFHNGAPKLPLDRPNQPDTCESIYISPLATMKMLKHAKSGIPMEVMGLILGQFVDEYTIKVTDVFGMPQKASTATVECIDPAYQLQMLEKLRLTKRDDEVVGWYHSHPGYGCWLSRIDINTQKSFEALNPRSIAIVVDPIQSVRGMISLDAFRSKVTSPKSFDSMKDKSSNEPRQITSNVGKLTRHIPFSIRAEIMESFYYKVNVIYTLTETEKKTLQACTRKSNKELSVFKYSSCEKENKELLKNLIKISDRFIDEQKPSMSKNEEEVELNRYGNTVVKEDIIDAATKIMINNSQNCAINALTCNLKIMKQ; this is encoded by the coding sequence ATGGATACTGCTCTATTGAACCTTCTTTTAAAGCAACAAGAATTTCATAATGGAGCTCCAAAGTTACCTTTAGATAGACCAAATCAACCAGATACTTGTGAatctatttatatttctCCTCTTGCTACtatgaaaatgttaaaacATGCTAAATCAGGTATTCCTATGGAAGTTATGGGATTAATTCTTGGGCAATTTGTTGATGAATATACAATTAAAGTTACTGATGTATTTGGAATGCCACAAAAAGCATCTACAGCAACAGTAGAATGTATCGATCCAGCATATCAACTTCAGATGCTTGAAAAATTAAGATTGACTAAAAGAGATGATGAAGTTGTAGGATGGTATCATTCTCATCCAGGTTATGGTTGTTGGTTATCACGTATTGATATAAATACTCAAAAGTCATTTGAAGCATTGAATCCAAGAAGTATAGCTATAGTTGTTGATCCAATACAAAGTGTTAGAGGAATGATTTCATTGGATGCATTTAGATCAAAAGTTACTTCTCCAAAGTCATTCGATTCTATGAAAGATAAATCATCTAATGAACCAAGACAAATAACATCAAATGTTGGAAAGCTGACACGTCATATTCCATTTTCAATAAGAGCAGAAATAATggaatcattttattataaagttaatgttatttatacattaacggaaacagaaaaaaaaacacttcAAGCTTGTACtagaaaaagtaataaagAACTTAgcgtttttaaatattcttcttgtgaaaaagaaaataaagaattattaaaaaatttaattaaaatatctgATCGTTTCATTGATGAACAAAAACCTTCAATGTCAAAAAATGAAGAAGAAGTTGAATTAAATCGTTACGGAAATACTGTTGTAAAAGAAGATATTATAGATGCTGCaacaaaaattatgataaacaATTCACAAAATTGTGCAATTAACGCTTTGAcgtgtaatttaaaaataatgaaacaataa
- a CDS encoding Ataxin 1, giving the protein MNSDTPHSNIGTTNNYFFNLASQLATPTISNNNTNNRVAAGEIELIQNALQPSSNNTILEHLTSCGSQSTLTQPISYDLSNMLSRNDYQNLLKILGKNINTNSQQNSSNNLLSNNSGHFKIPTLPSHIQIENSIDQQQKLLQQKLFIHQLQQIPPTTTTYKDNCSPVSNGLFEQHMILMNAINSSVDINPLNNPLSSNNNLLSRSGKNNIGEKNSSLEQLERLSQTGASSIVENVQNCYQINNEPNNNNKILPRNIFTFNQSNEKNSNSLLQQIANNNYQEESMDRQLTNITNGDDKTEKIDIEPLKGELTAFPYYPTHYMRGTQIQLYDGTSKPVNMMVLEDFKNSLANMKEVELNYGIVLTINQIDVSGNFDNLRNTQIQYKLNFKMVGSSSTVTVNAVSEFPFFEQSHGWSSCNPVRSLSVYGLECRKLQTGDVCLIATPKPNIKESLNDDTVSLNNNINNNNNIFKQPNHQCIKNSIEKNFSYPSPSSVASNQYTGTSSSINNLEHLFQQKLHNPSSIFPKETIPYNITSIFSQGTSPFSFRHLEQVNNCQLHKNVQQNQLSDFHQSHSIQEHLQNNTNFNDGSSSIKKRKYSSDM; this is encoded by the exons ATGAACTCTGACACTCCGCATTCTAATATTGGAACTaccaataattatttttttaatttagctTCTCAGCTAGCCACACCTAcaatttctaataataacACCAATAATAGAGTAGCAGCTGGAGAAATTGAGTTAATTCAAAATGCTTTACAACCATCATCCAATAACACTATTTTAGAGCACCTTACTTCATGTGGTTCTCAGTCCACTTTAACACAACCAATTTCATATGATTTGTCTAATATGTTATCTAGAAAtgattatcaaaatttattaaaaatattaggaaaaaatattaatactaaTAGCCAACAAAATTcatctaataatttattatcaaataactcaggtcattttaaaattccaACTCTTCCATCTCATATACAAATTGAAAATAGTATAGACcaacaacaaaaattattacaacaaaaattatttatccaTCAATTACAACAAATTCCTCCAACAACAACTACATATAAAGATAATTGTTCTCCTGTTTCAAATGGTTTATTTGAACAACATATGATTTTAATGAATGCTATTAATTCATCAGTTG aTATAAATCCTCTTAATAATCCACTATCATCTAATAATAATCTCTTAAGTAGAAgtggaaaaaataatataggAGAAAAAAACTCTTCATTAGAACAATTAGAAAGATTATCACAAACAGGTGCCTCGAGTATAGTTGAGAATGTACAGAATTGTTATCAAATTAACAATGAacctaataataataataaaatattaccaagaaatatttttaccttTAACCAAAGTAATGAGAAAAATAGTAATTCATTATTACAACAAATtgcaaataataattatcagGAGGAAAGTATGGATAGACAACTTACAAATATTACTAATGGTGATGATAAGACAGAGAAAATTGATATAGAACCATTAAAAGGAGAACTGACTGCTTTTCCATATTACCCTACACATTATATGAGAGGGACACAAATACAACTTTATGATGGTACTTCTAAACCTGTTAATATGATGGTTTTagaagattttaaaaatagtttagcTAATATGAAAGAAGTTGAATTAAATTATGGTATtgttttaacaattaatCAAATTGATGTTTCTggaaattttgataatttacgAAATACACAAAttcaatataaattaaactttaaaatggTTGGTTCAAGTTCCACTGTTACTGTTAATGCTGTTTCTGAGTTTCCTTTTTTTGAACAATCTCACGGGTGGTCTTCATGTAATCCAGTAAGATCTCTTAGTGTATATGGATTAGAATGTAGAAAGCTTCAAACTGGAGATGTGTGTTTGATTGCAACACCAAAACCAAATATAAAAGAGTCATTGAATGATGATACTGTATccttaaataataatattaacaacaacaataatatttttaaacaaccAAACCATCAATGcataaaaaattcaattgaaaaaaatttttcatatccTTCTCCATCATCTGTAGCATCAAATCAATATACGGGTACATCATCctcaattaataatttagaaCATTTATTTCAACAAAAATTACATAATCCGTCATCAATATTTCCTAAGGAAACAATTCCCTACAATATTACATCTATTTTTTCACAAGGAACGTCACCTTTTTCATTTCGTCATTTGGAACAGGTGAATAATTGTCAGTTACATAAAAATGTTCAACAAAACCAATTATCAGACTTTCATCAATCACATTCAATACAAGaacatttacaaaataatactaattttaatgatggttcatcatcaattaaaaaaCGAAAATATTCTTCAGAtatgtga